ATTCGTTTACATTTTTCAAGATGCTGCATGAAAAATTCATCTTCATCTTCGATGTCGTTAGATTCAAATTTATAATTTGGATATTTGAAACCAATAACATTATTAATGCACGTCAAGTCTTTCAAAAAGAATTCCTTTAAATGTTGGTCCGGTATGTTAGTAAAATAATTCATTATCGAGTGTTTAAGAATATTATATTTGTTGTAATACAGTACGGTTTAAAAATTAGAAGATATGATTTACGAAAAAATTAAAAAAGAGTTTATTATTGAGGTAGAAGAACTTATTTCTAAAATGAGAGCAGAGATTCAAAGTTTGTCCGGACTTGAACAAGTTACTGTAAAAATATTTCATTTAGATAATTTCAAACAGTTTACAAAACGACTAAATATTAAAATAAATAGAATAGTTGATGAAAATAAACTTGTATTTAAAAATCAAAAAGAAGGGGATGAATTTTCTGCATTTATGAAACCAACATTTGAAAAGTTCTACAAAGAATATACCGACATTAGCAAAGAATAAGATTTAGTCCTGGTTATCTTTTATGTATACAGTTTTAAAATCTGCCTTAACACTTAAAGCTTGTATTTCATTTTCGCATAGCTTCATTATCTCTTCAAATTTTTCATCTATAATAGAAAGTAATTCCTGGTCTTCAATTTCAAAATCGGAGTGTTGACTAATCATGTAATTTCTTAGTATGTTTTGACATCTTCTTATGTGATCTTCAATGAAGCTATGATCATCATATAAGTAATTAGGATAGCGAAATGCTGTTAAATCATTTATGCAATTTAAATCCTCTAGGAAAAACTCTTTTAAATGTTCATCTGTTAAATCGTCAATCGGGTCCATATTTATATATTTAGTGTTAGTGGTATTTTTGGAAATTCCGTTAAGTTTGCTTCATAAGGCAAAGCAAATTCTGAATATTTAACGCTCTGATCTAACCAAGCAGATTCATCCTGCTTTTTAAGCAATATTGGCATTCTGGCATCATGTAAATTTCCTGTCTTAATTGATTTGCTGTTATGTATATATTTCATCAAATCATTTCCTTCAGTTGTTACCATAGTGTAAGTATTCATTACTTGGCCAGTTTCAGGATTCTTTGAGGTTGTATATAATCCAGCAAATGTGAATATTTCATCATCCAATGATTTTAATTCATACTTATCTTTTGATTTTCCCTTAGGGTCATTCCAATGCCATTCATAATAGCCTGTTGCAATAATTAAACATCTGTTTTGTATAGAACTTCTAAATGAAGGTTTTTTTTCAATAGTTTCTATTCTTGCATTCAAAGTTTTTTCTCTAAAAGACAGATCTTTTGCCCAAAAAGGAAATAGTCCCCATGTGTAATCTGTAGTTATTACATTAGGGGACGAATCGAGTATTATAGGAACATTAGGGTAAGAAAAACCATTAATAAAATTTGAGATAACAATTGCATCTTCATTATCAACCTCTGCATTAAATCGTTCTCTTAAATTTCTAACTGGTGCATTTTGTTGAGTAAAATAACACATATTTTTAAATTTTTTATTAATTAGCTATCTTAAAGATAATCATTTGAAATTGCATTTACTTTTATGATGTCATTTAAATTTGTTGTAAAACATGGGGACAGACTATCTTGTCTCATTTTCCATTTTCTTTTTAAATCTTGACTGCCAAACTTTATTTTATCGCCGAGCTTTAAATTCATTTTATCCATAACATTCATTAAAATTTTATGCTTTGGATTTTCATATTCAAACATAGAAAGTTGCATTGTTTCATCTTGGCTAATTCCCATAAGTATTACACCGGCTTTTTTATATTTATATCCTGGTTCAAAAATAGAATCTAATGCAATTTGAGCATATTTATTTAATTCAAACGTCGAAGAAGTAGGAAAAGGTAATTTAACTGTTTTAGAGCCGTGATACTGTGGCAGGTCCTGCCTGAATCTGTTAGTATAAATAAAAACAGTGATCAGTTCACAATTGCTGTTTTGTTTGCGCAATTTTTCACCGGCCAATGTTGCGAAAGTGGAAACTCTCTCCCGTAAATCATCTTTATTTTCCATCATTACATCAAAGCTTCGAGTTGTGGCTATATTTTGTTTTGGTTTAATATCCTCAAAATCTATTGTTGGCTCACCTTCTAAATCTTTTTTTAACCGCAAACCCACTACAGTAA
The Flavobacterium sp. GSB-24 genome window above contains:
- a CDS encoding SOS response-associated peptidase, which gives rise to MCYFTQQNAPVRNLRERFNAEVDNEDAIVISNFINGFSYPNVPIILDSSPNVITTDYTWGLFPFWAKDLSFREKTLNARIETIEKKPSFRSSIQNRCLIIATGYYEWHWNDPKGKSKDKYELKSLDDEIFTFAGLYTTSKNPETGQVMNTYTMVTTEGNDLMKYIHNSKSIKTGNLHDARMPILLKKQDESAWLDQSVKYSEFALPYEANLTEFPKIPLTLNI